From a region of the Rhodospirillaceae bacterium genome:
- a CDS encoding efflux RND transporter permease subunit — MRIARGSIERPLPVWIIILICLAGGIWGFLSLGRLEDPAFTIKQAVVETRYPGASAQQVAEEVSEPLESALQKMGEIDRIASINRPGVSLIEVYIKSEFDGSELPAIWTRLRARVEDAARRLPPGVGSPRVNDSFGDVFGIYYAVTAEGFTDAEKHRLAAFLRRELLAVDGVANVAVSGLPEEAIFVEPNLALAVNLNVPPQAIAAAIANANSVVDAGSTDTARIVAPAGSDTVSEIAGLSVGVGGESINLADIAEVSRARQSDPALIVRFDGVEAFTIGIAGLATENIVAVGRRVEQRLAALERDIPVGVELHPIYRQHRVVDKASNDFLANLAMSVAIVTIVLALFMGWRAGVVVGSTLLLTVLGTLLFMKFFSIEMERISLGGLIIAMGMLVDNAIVVAEGMQIAMLRGKSSRDAADEAASRTQIPLLGATVIGIMAFAGIGLSPDSTGEFLFSLFAVIGISLLLSWVLAATVTPLMGHYFFKRGSGAETAAYGGLPFRVYGALLRGALKIRWLTIAALVALTAASLFGFTQLKQQFFPDSNTPIFFVHYKLPQGTGIHRVSDDLAKVEAWLAEREDVESVSTFVGRGASRFILTYAAGKANPSYGHLIIRARGLDRIPALQADLEAFARSSLPDGEFRTRRLVFGPGGGDPIQVRFSGSDPKILRDLGQQAIARMAAASDDLKHLRMDWREQELAISPVYAGDRAQAAGIAREDIAATLKFATDGINAGVYREGERLIPIVVRLPPDSGLGLGDQMVYSTAASAFVPIEQMTDGFSYEAQNTLVHRRDRLPTLTVSADIPPGTTAAKVHAAIRRTVEDIPLPLGYRMAWGGEFESSGNAQSSLAGKLPLSFIVMVLISILLFNALRQPLIIWLLVPMAVNGVVIGLLGTGLPFTFTALLGLLSLSGMLIKNGIVLVDEIDRVRRGGEALKQAIETACTSRLRPVVLAAATTILGMTPLLTDAFFVSMAVTIMSGLAFASLLTLVAAPVLYYVLFAGDGGRRAAAGRTAA; from the coding sequence GTGAGGATTGCGCGCGGCAGTATCGAACGGCCTCTTCCGGTCTGGATCATCATTCTGATCTGCCTGGCGGGCGGGATCTGGGGATTCCTTTCCCTCGGGCGGCTGGAAGATCCGGCTTTCACGATCAAGCAGGCGGTTGTCGAGACCCGTTATCCCGGGGCGTCGGCGCAACAGGTTGCCGAGGAAGTCTCCGAACCTCTGGAATCGGCCCTTCAGAAGATGGGCGAGATCGACCGGATCGCCTCGATCAACCGGCCCGGCGTATCCCTGATCGAGGTGTATATCAAATCCGAGTTCGACGGTTCGGAACTTCCGGCGATCTGGACGCGGCTTCGGGCAAGGGTCGAAGATGCCGCCCGGCGTTTGCCGCCGGGAGTCGGCTCTCCCCGTGTGAACGACAGCTTCGGCGACGTGTTCGGCATTTACTACGCCGTCACCGCCGAGGGCTTTACCGATGCGGAGAAGCACCGGCTGGCCGCCTTTCTGCGGCGCGAACTGCTCGCGGTCGATGGCGTTGCCAACGTCGCCGTCAGCGGGCTCCCGGAAGAAGCGATCTTCGTCGAGCCGAACCTCGCCCTTGCCGTCAACCTGAACGTACCGCCGCAAGCCATCGCCGCAGCGATCGCCAACGCCAATTCCGTGGTCGATGCCGGATCGACCGATACGGCGCGCATCGTGGCGCCCGCCGGGTCGGACACCGTTTCGGAGATCGCGGGTCTCTCGGTCGGCGTTGGCGGCGAATCGATCAATCTTGCGGATATCGCCGAGGTCAGCCGCGCCCGGCAATCCGATCCCGCCCTGATCGTGCGGTTCGATGGGGTCGAGGCCTTCACGATCGGGATTGCAGGCCTTGCAACCGAGAATATCGTGGCCGTCGGCAGGCGCGTGGAGCAGCGTCTCGCCGCACTCGAGCGGGACATTCCCGTCGGCGTCGAACTGCACCCGATCTACCGCCAGCACCGGGTGGTCGATAAAGCGTCGAACGACTTTCTCGCGAACCTGGCGATGTCCGTCGCCATCGTGACGATCGTGCTCGCCCTGTTCATGGGATGGCGCGCCGGGGTGGTCGTCGGATCGACGCTTCTGCTGACGGTCCTCGGGACGCTGCTGTTCATGAAGTTCTTCTCTATCGAGATGGAACGCATCTCGCTCGGCGGCCTGATCATCGCCATGGGGATGCTGGTCGACAACGCCATCGTCGTCGCCGAAGGCATGCAGATCGCCATGCTGCGGGGCAAATCCTCGCGCGACGCGGCGGACGAGGCAGCCTCCAGGACGCAGATTCCGCTCCTCGGCGCAACCGTTATCGGCATCATGGCATTCGCAGGGATCGGCCTCAGCCCGGACTCGACCGGCGAATTCCTGTTTTCCCTGTTCGCGGTCATCGGCATTTCCCTGCTGCTGTCGTGGGTGCTTGCCGCAACCGTAACTCCCTTGATGGGACACTATTTTTTCAAGCGGGGCAGCGGCGCGGAAACGGCCGCCTACGGCGGTCTCCCCTTCCGGGTTTACGGCGCGCTCCTGCGCGGGGCGCTGAAGATACGCTGGCTGACAATCGCCGCCCTGGTCGCGCTGACGGCGGCTTCCCTATTCGGATTTACCCAGCTCAAGCAGCAGTTTTTTCCGGATTCCAACACGCCGATCTTCTTCGTTCACTACAAGCTGCCGCAGGGAACCGGCATCCATCGCGTGTCCGACGATCTTGCAAAGGTTGAGGCGTGGCTGGCCGAACGCGAGGATGTCGAATCGGTTTCGACCTTCGTCGGCCGGGGCGCATCGCGCTTCATCCTGACCTATGCAGCCGGGAAAGCGAATCCGAGCTACGGACATCTCATTATCCGCGCCCGCGGTCTCGACCGGATTCCGGCATTGCAGGCCGATCTGGAGGCCTTCGCCCGCAGCAGCCTGCCGGACGGCGAATTCCGCACCCGGCGCCTGGTCTTCGGCCCAGGCGGCGGCGATCCGATCCAGGTCCGCTTTTCCGGCAGCGATCCGAAAATTCTCCGGGACCTCGGACAGCAGGCGATCGCGCGGATGGCCGCCGCATCGGACGATCTGAAACATCTCAGGATGGACTGGCGCGAGCAGGAACTGGCGATCTCGCCGGTCTATGCCGGCGACCGGGCGCAAGCCGCAGGGATTGCGCGCGAGGATATCGCGGCGACGCTCAAATTCGCCACCGACGGCATCAACGCCGGCGTGTATCGGGAAGGCGAACGGCTGATCCCGATCGTGGTGCGTCTGCCCCCCGATTCCGGGCTCGGGCTGGGCGACCAGATGGTTTATTCGACCGCGGCTTCCGCCTTCGTACCCATCGAACAGATGACCGACGGTTTCTCCTACGAAGCCCAGAACACGCTGGTACACCGCCGGGACCGTCTGCCAACCCTGACGGTTTCGGCCGATATCCCGCCCGGCACGACCGCCGCCAAGGTTCACGCCGCGATCCGCCGGACGGTCGAGGACATACCGCTTCCCCTGGGCTATCGAATGGCGTGGGGCGGGGAGTTCGAGTCGTCGGGCAATGCGCAATCCAGCCTGGCAGGAAAGTTGCCGCTCAGCTTCATCGTCATGGTCCTGATCTCGATCCTCCTGTTCAACGCCCTGCGCCAGCCGCTCATCATCTGGCTGCTGGTTCCGATGGCGGTGAACGGGGTGGTGATCGGGCTGCTGGGGACCGGCCTGCCCTTCACCTTTACCGCCCTGCTCGGGCTGCTCAGCCTCTCCGGCATGCTGATCAAGAACGGCATCGTGCTGGTTGACGAAATCGACCGCGTCCGCCGCGGCGGCGAGGCGCTGAAGCAGGCCATCGAGACCGCCTGCACGTCGCGCCTGCGCCCGGTCGTCCTGGCGGCGGCGACGACGATCCTCGGCATGACGCCACTGCTGACCGACGCCTTCTTCGTTTCGATGGCGGTGACGATCATGAGCGGACTGGCCTTTGCGTCGCTCCTGACGCTGGTGGCGGCGCCGGTCCTCTATTATGTGCTGTTCGCGGGCGATGGGGGCCGCCGCGCCGCTGCCGGGCGGACGGCAGCCTGA
- a CDS encoding CAP domain-containing protein, with protein sequence MRPGRRDRQSAARRGHAAAIAVFAFATAVSLSFAARVPAAAEPVPAADRQAPARSKLVWAKPRLRNAALRRQAARGQAGRPGRDRLECKAWKYHGADRIPRPYDPDRFVYTEEYKRAPDRPGREEAARRADAAFPQLIDAKVLRMLRLINRVRERRGHTAMKLEPRLMVAAKRHNLDIARHALMQHTGTDCSQLVDRVWDEGYTWRRIAENLAGGRATAEATMQQWTGSAVHLMQMTLTGMTEVGIAYDHNPNPPRHGVPIKHFWTVIMAEPDPWRDRHWPKKPAPCIGKDCPKTPAEPAEPAESVEKTGKNAGPDGPRNRETGTQ encoded by the coding sequence ATGAGACCCGGCCGCCGGGACCGCCAGTCCGCCGCCCGGCGCGGGCATGCGGCCGCCATAGCGGTCTTCGCGTTTGCAACCGCGGTTTCGCTGAGTTTTGCGGCGCGTGTCCCGGCCGCCGCCGAGCCTGTGCCGGCGGCCGACAGGCAGGCGCCGGCCCGAAGCAAACTCGTATGGGCGAAACCGCGGCTGCGCAACGCAGCGCTGCGCCGGCAAGCGGCGCGCGGACAAGCGGGGCGGCCGGGACGCGACCGGCTGGAATGCAAGGCCTGGAAATATCACGGCGCCGACCGGATTCCGCGGCCCTACGACCCGGACCGCTTTGTCTATACCGAGGAATACAAGCGCGCTCCCGACCGTCCGGGCCGGGAGGAAGCGGCGCGGCGCGCCGATGCGGCCTTTCCGCAACTGATCGACGCCAAGGTCCTGCGCATGTTGCGCCTGATCAACCGGGTGCGCGAGCGCCGCGGCCACACCGCCATGAAGCTGGAACCCCGCCTGATGGTGGCGGCGAAGCGGCACAATCTCGATATCGCCCGCCACGCGCTGATGCAGCATACCGGCACGGACTGTTCCCAGCTCGTCGACCGGGTCTGGGACGAGGGCTACACCTGGAGGAGAATCGCCGAGAACCTGGCCGGCGGCCGCGCGACGGCGGAAGCCACGATGCAGCAGTGGACGGGCAGCGCCGTCCATCTGATGCAGATGACGCTGACCGGGATGACCGAGGTCGGGATCGCCTACGACCACAATCCGAACCCGCCGCGCCACGGCGTACCGATCAAGCATTTCTGGACCGTGATCATGGCTGAGCCCGACCCGTGGCGCGACCGGCACTGGCCGAAGAAGCCGGCGCCGTGCATCGGCAAGGACTGCCCGAAAACGCCCGCAGAGCCTGCCGAGCCCGCGGAATCCGTCGAAAAGACCGGGAAAAACGCCGGGCCGGACGGGCCCCGGAACCGCGAGACGGGCACGCAATGA
- a CDS encoding CAP domain-containing protein: MKKPNSLIASFLLCALALGGCTGTRTAEFNRSDARVADPAPEQMRHAQMVIRIVNEFRTANGLPPVILEAHVMKAANDKALDFRNNWRFYHAGSDGSSPSGRVARTGYDWVEVGETLSAGQITARGAVANLKASPCHRYALLRKVYLHAGAAYLHTPDSPRGRYKHWWVVKLAQPSSAMTWERTYPTAGAELTERSKRTRMRRPPGCVIREVVS, translated from the coding sequence ATGAAAAAACCGAATTCGCTTATCGCCTCTTTCCTCCTCTGCGCCCTGGCCCTCGGTGGATGCACCGGGACCAGAACGGCCGAATTCAACCGCAGCGATGCCCGGGTCGCCGATCCAGCGCCGGAACAGATGCGCCATGCCCAGATGGTCATCCGGATCGTCAACGAATTCCGCACGGCCAACGGCCTGCCGCCGGTCATACTCGAAGCGCATGTGATGAAGGCCGCCAACGACAAGGCGCTGGATTTCCGGAACAACTGGCGCTTCTACCACGCCGGCAGCGACGGCTCGTCGCCCAGCGGGCGGGTGGCGCGGACCGGCTACGACTGGGTCGAGGTCGGCGAGACCCTGTCGGCCGGGCAGATCACCGCCCGCGGCGCGGTCGCCAATCTGAAGGCGAGCCCCTGCCACCGTTACGCGCTGTTGCGGAAAGTCTATCTCCACGCCGGCGCCGCCTATCTCCACACGCCGGATTCGCCGCGCGGGCGCTACAAGCACTGGTGGGTCGTCAAGCTGGCGCAGCCGAGTTCCGCCATGACCTGGGAGCGGACCTACCCGACTGCGGGAGCGGAACTGACCGAACGCAGCAAGCGCACCAGGATGCGCCGGCCGCCCGGCTGCGTGATCCGCGAGGTGGTTTCCTGA
- a CDS encoding efflux RND transporter periplasmic adaptor subunit, which produces MKPCLPVLVAALVAYAAPVSAQDIPRPVKLMTVEAPSTRVTRHFFGKVAAKQTVDLAFQTAGQIVRFPAIEGRIVPAGDMIAQLDLEPFELALQQARLQRDRAHRRAARLKKLEGKTVSQVSVEDAATEAGLAEIALRNAEYALKHATLDAPFDALVARRSVARFTTVNAGTPVVRLHDMSEIRIEIDVPEVLFQRAGRDRNVTIAARFPASKTLFPVEVREFNAETSRIGQTFRVTLGMAPPDELNILPGSSVTILASLHLPRSRIAVPASAVAVAADGATSVMVFRKTQGDEGVVAARRVTLAVGRNGEFQVIEGLKIGEEIVAAGINALKDGARVRRFRGLPN; this is translated from the coding sequence ATGAAACCTTGCCTGCCAGTCCTCGTTGCCGCTCTGGTCGCGTACGCGGCTCCCGTCTCGGCCCAGGACATCCCGCGGCCCGTCAAGCTGATGACGGTCGAAGCCCCTTCGACGCGGGTCACGCGGCATTTTTTCGGCAAGGTGGCGGCAAAACAGACCGTCGACCTCGCTTTCCAGACAGCCGGCCAGATCGTGCGGTTTCCCGCGATCGAGGGTCGGATCGTTCCTGCCGGCGACATGATCGCCCAGCTCGATCTCGAACCGTTCGAGCTCGCCCTGCAGCAGGCGCGCCTGCAAAGAGACCGGGCACACAGGCGCGCGGCGCGTCTGAAAAAGCTGGAAGGAAAAACGGTCAGCCAGGTGAGCGTCGAGGACGCGGCGACCGAGGCCGGGCTGGCCGAAATCGCTCTGCGCAACGCGGAATATGCCCTGAAGCACGCCACCCTTGACGCACCGTTCGATGCCCTGGTGGCGCGCCGCAGCGTCGCCAGATTCACGACGGTCAATGCGGGGACGCCGGTCGTCCGCCTCCACGACATGTCGGAAATCCGGATCGAGATCGATGTTCCGGAGGTATTGTTCCAGCGTGCGGGCCGCGACCGGAATGTCACGATTGCCGCGCGCTTCCCTGCCAGCAAGACGCTGTTTCCGGTCGAGGTGCGCGAGTTCAACGCCGAAACGTCCCGGATCGGCCAGACCTTCCGGGTGACATTGGGTATGGCCCCGCCCGACGAACTCAACATTCTCCCCGGTTCCTCCGTCACGATCCTGGCAAGCCTGCATCTTCCCCGCTCGAGGATTGCCGTTCCGGCGTCGGCCGTGGCCGTCGCCGCCGATGGCGCCACCTCGGTGATGGTCTTCCGCAAGACCCAGGGCGACGAAGGCGTCGTCGCGGCGAGGCGGGTCACGCTCGCGGTCGGCAGGAACGGCGAATTCCAGGTGATCGAAGGCCTGAAAATCGGCGAAGAAATCGTTGCCGCCGGAATCAACGCCCTGAAAGACGGCGCCAGGGTGCGCCGGTTCCGGGGGCTGCCGAACTGA
- a CDS encoding glutamate synthase subunit beta, whose protein sequence is MGKVTGFLEIDRLEQRYTPVGDRIRHFSEFLVPLDKNTLMQQGARCMDCGIPFCHTGCPVNNIIPDWNDLVYRDQWREASEVLHSTNNFPEFTGRICPAPCEEACTLNISDAPVTIKTIECAIADHAWNEGWVVPDIPETRTGRRVAIVGSGPAGMACAQQLARAGHDVTLFEKHARAGGLLRYGIPDFKMEKHYIDRRVAQMEAEGVTFRTGVNVGVDIEARQLTEDYDAVVLAGGAEEARDLPVEGRELHGVEFAMDFLPQQNRRVSGEPLGDGEEILARGKHVVVIGGGDTGSDCIGTSFRQGAVSVTQLEILPMPPESPDMATIWPLWPLRLRTSSSQAEGAERDWSVATKRLSGAGGAVSTLHGVRLDENLKEVPGTEFELKAELVLLAMGFVHPVHEGMIEELGVDLDPRGNVLADTERYVTSDPRVFTAGDMRRGQSLVVWAIREGRQCARAVDEFLMGESSLSR, encoded by the coding sequence ATGGGCAAGGTCACGGGCTTTCTCGAGATCGACAGGCTCGAGCAGCGGTACACGCCGGTCGGCGACCGCATCCGGCATTTCAGCGAGTTCCTCGTCCCGCTGGACAAGAACACGCTGATGCAGCAGGGCGCGCGTTGCATGGATTGCGGCATCCCTTTCTGCCACACCGGCTGCCCGGTCAACAACATCATCCCCGACTGGAACGACCTGGTCTATCGCGACCAGTGGCGGGAAGCCTCCGAGGTCCTGCACTCGACCAACAACTTCCCGGAATTCACCGGCCGCATTTGCCCGGCGCCGTGCGAGGAAGCCTGCACGCTGAACATCAGCGACGCGCCGGTGACGATCAAGACGATCGAATGCGCGATCGCCGATCATGCCTGGAACGAAGGGTGGGTGGTTCCGGACATTCCCGAGACCCGGACCGGCAGGCGCGTCGCCATCGTCGGGTCGGGCCCGGCCGGCATGGCCTGCGCGCAACAGTTGGCGCGCGCCGGCCACGACGTGACGCTGTTCGAGAAGCACGCCAGGGCGGGCGGGTTGCTGCGCTACGGCATTCCCGATTTCAAGATGGAAAAGCATTATATCGACCGGCGCGTCGCCCAGATGGAGGCGGAGGGCGTGACCTTCCGCACCGGCGTGAACGTCGGGGTCGATATCGAGGCGCGGCAGCTCACCGAGGATTACGACGCCGTCGTGCTGGCCGGCGGGGCGGAAGAGGCGCGCGACCTGCCGGTCGAGGGGCGGGAGCTGCACGGCGTCGAATTCGCGATGGATTTCCTGCCGCAGCAAAACCGGCGCGTCAGCGGAGAGCCCCTCGGCGACGGAGAGGAGATTCTCGCGCGCGGCAAGCATGTCGTGGTGATCGGCGGCGGCGATACCGGCTCGGACTGCATCGGCACGTCGTTCCGCCAGGGCGCGGTCTCGGTGACGCAGCTCGAAATTCTGCCCATGCCGCCGGAAAGCCCGGACATGGCGACCATCTGGCCGCTGTGGCCGCTGCGCCTGCGCACCTCCTCGTCGCAGGCGGAAGGGGCGGAGCGCGACTGGAGCGTCGCGACCAAGCGTCTTTCCGGCGCCGGCGGGGCGGTGTCCACCCTTCACGGCGTCCGGCTGGATGAAAATCTCAAGGAAGTCCCCGGAACCGAATTCGAGCTGAAGGCGGAACTCGTGCTGCTGGCGATGGGCTTCGTCCATCCGGTCCACGAAGGCATGATCGAGGAGCTGGGGGTCGATCTCGACCCGCGCGGCAACGTCCTCGCCGATACCGAGCGTTACGTCACGTCCGATCCCAGGGTGTTCACGGCGGGCGACATGCGCCGCGGCCAGTCGCTGGTGGTCTGGGCGATCCGCGAGGGCCGGCAATGCGCCCGCGCCGTGGACGAATTCCTGATGGGCGAGTCGTCGCTGAGCCGGTGA
- a CDS encoding amidohydrolase, with product MTTTIYPARKIITMNPARPHAGHVAVRDGRIVGAGTLDELAGWGAYTLDDRFADKVLMPGLVEGHSHTMEGTLWAYVYCGFFDRMDPEGTVWPGVKSIDAVVERLREAAARLEDPAAPLAGWSLDAIYYGDRRVSRHDLDRVSTERAIGVLNASGHILNVNSMALELAGLLKTGIDHPGIPLGEDGLPTGEMKGPDAMAPLGPHTGFDRDLLACDEPGLRRFARLCVRTGVTTAADLANTLPDDAVDMMLRVTAEPDYPARIVALRRFYGVTPEELIDRVLALRDRSQDSLRLGIIKVVADGSIQGFSARLRWPGYYNGAPEGLWYIPPEHLLEIYERAMAAGVQVHTHTNGDEATALALDCVEAALRRHPSPDHRFTLQHCQLADAAQFRRMAKLGMCVNLFPNHHFYWGDQHHGITVGPERAERMNACATALASGVPLAIHSDAPVTPLGPLFTAWCAVNRRTATGRTLGEHERIGVADALRTITLGAAYTFKLDGEIGSIETGKRADFAVLEDDPETVGGEALKDVRVWGTVQGGRIFPAAGI from the coding sequence GTGACCACCACCATCTACCCCGCGCGCAAGATCATCACCATGAACCCGGCCCGGCCGCACGCCGGCCATGTCGCGGTGCGCGACGGCCGCATCGTCGGCGCCGGCACGCTGGACGAGCTGGCGGGGTGGGGCGCTTACACGCTGGACGACCGCTTCGCCGACAAGGTGCTGATGCCCGGCCTGGTGGAAGGCCACAGCCATACGATGGAAGGCACCCTCTGGGCCTATGTCTATTGCGGCTTCTTCGACCGCATGGATCCGGAAGGCACAGTCTGGCCCGGCGTCAAATCGATCGACGCCGTCGTGGAGCGGCTGCGCGAAGCCGCCGCCCGGCTCGAGGACCCGGCCGCGCCGCTCGCCGGCTGGTCGCTCGACGCGATCTACTACGGCGACCGGCGCGTCAGCCGGCACGATCTGGACCGGGTCTCGACCGAACGCGCTATCGGCGTGCTCAACGCCTCGGGCCATATCCTCAACGTCAACAGCATGGCGCTTGAGCTGGCCGGCCTGCTCAAGACGGGAATCGACCATCCCGGCATTCCGCTCGGCGAGGACGGCCTGCCGACCGGCGAGATGAAGGGCCCCGACGCGATGGCGCCGCTCGGCCCCCATACCGGGTTCGACCGCGACTTGCTGGCTTGCGACGAGCCCGGACTGCGCCGTTTCGCCAGGCTGTGCGTGCGCACCGGCGTGACGACGGCGGCCGACCTCGCCAACACGCTGCCCGACGATGCGGTCGACATGATGCTGCGGGTGACCGCCGAGCCGGACTATCCGGCGCGCATCGTCGCGCTGCGCCGCTTCTATGGCGTGACGCCAGAAGAGTTGATCGACCGGGTGCTCGCCTTGCGCGACCGCAGCCAGGACAGTCTGCGCCTCGGCATTATCAAGGTGGTGGCAGACGGCTCGATCCAGGGCTTTTCGGCGCGGCTGCGCTGGCCGGGCTACTACAACGGGGCGCCGGAAGGGCTTTGGTACATCCCGCCGGAACACCTGCTCGAAATCTACGAGCGCGCCATGGCGGCGGGCGTGCAGGTCCACACCCACACCAACGGCGACGAAGCGACGGCGCTGGCGCTCGATTGCGTCGAGGCGGCGCTGCGCAGGCATCCGTCGCCGGACCATCGCTTCACACTGCAGCATTGCCAGCTTGCCGACGCCGCCCAGTTCCGCCGCATGGCGAAACTCGGCATGTGCGTGAACCTGTTCCCGAACCACCATTTCTACTGGGGCGACCAGCATCACGGCATCACCGTCGGGCCGGAGCGCGCCGAGCGGATGAACGCCTGCGCGACGGCGCTCGCCTCCGGTGTGCCGCTCGCCATCCATTCCGACGCCCCGGTCACGCCGCTCGGTCCGCTGTTTACCGCCTGGTGTGCGGTCAACCGGCGCACGGCGACCGGCCGGACCCTTGGCGAGCACGAGCGGATCGGCGTCGCCGACGCCCTGCGCACGATCACCCTGGGCGCGGCCTACACCTTCAAGCTCGACGGCGAGATCGGCTCAATCGAAACCGGCAAGCGCGCCGATTTCGCCGTGCTTGAGGACGATCCCGAGACCGTTGGCGGCGAGGCCCTGAAGGACGTGCGCGTCTGGGGCACGGTGCAGGGCGGCCGTATCTTTCCGGCGGCCGGCATCTAG
- a CDS encoding GTP-binding protein, translated as MAPGGKRGGPLPVTVIGGYLGAGKTTLVNAMLRQAGGRRLAIMVNEFGALPIDSSLVEAADDRIVSLTGGCVCCSYGEDMVSSLAMLAALEPRPDHVLLEASGVAFPGAIAGTVGLLADFALDGTVVLADAETVRRRTADRYVGSTIRQQLAQADLILLNKCDLADDPEAVEAWLGEAAPVARIVRAERADVPIDVVLGARPDNAAVRADGRFRDHTAGYVAAELDPPAGADPEALARLLADPAHRLLRAKGFVRRADGAMAAIQVVGSRWTVSEAPPEAPVGLVCIGMKEQADPSAIRRAIREAEAGTPAFG; from the coding sequence ATGGCGCCCGGCGGCAAACGGGGCGGCCCGCTGCCCGTGACCGTCATCGGCGGCTATCTCGGCGCCGGCAAGACGACCCTGGTCAACGCCATGCTGCGCCAGGCCGGCGGGCGTCGGCTCGCCATCATGGTCAACGAGTTCGGTGCGCTGCCGATCGACAGCAGCCTGGTCGAGGCGGCGGACGACCGGATCGTCAGCCTGACCGGCGGCTGCGTCTGCTGCAGCTACGGCGAGGATATGGTGTCCTCGCTCGCCATGCTGGCGGCGCTCGAGCCCCGGCCGGACCATGTGCTGCTCGAGGCGAGCGGCGTCGCCTTTCCGGGCGCGATCGCCGGGACCGTCGGGCTGCTTGCGGATTTCGCGCTGGACGGCACGGTCGTGCTGGCCGACGCCGAAACCGTGCGCCGCCGCACCGCGGACCGCTATGTCGGCAGTACGATCCGGCAACAACTTGCGCAAGCCGATCTGATCCTGCTCAACAAGTGCGACCTGGCGGACGACCCCGAGGCCGTCGAGGCCTGGCTGGGCGAAGCTGCGCCGGTCGCCCGGATCGTCCGGGCGGAGCGGGCCGATGTGCCGATCGACGTCGTGCTGGGAGCCCGGCCGGACAATGCCGCAGTCCGTGCCGACGGCCGGTTCCGGGATCACACCGCCGGGTATGTCGCTGCCGAACTCGATCCGCCGGCCGGCGCCGATCCGGAAGCGCTCGCCCGCCTGCTGGCCGACCCGGCGCACCGCCTGTTGCGGGCCAAGGGTTTCGTCCGGCGGGCGGACGGCGCAATGGCCGCCATCCAGGTCGTCGGCAGCCGCTGGACGGTCTCGGAAGCGCCGCCCGAAGCGCCCGTCGGCCTCGTCTGCATCGGTATGAAGGAGCAGGCCGATCCCTCGGCGATCCGGCGGGCGATCAGGGAAGCCGAAGCCGGCACGCCGGCTTTCGGCTGA